The Lycium barbarum isolate Lr01 chromosome 12, ASM1917538v2, whole genome shotgun sequence genome includes a region encoding these proteins:
- the LOC132624919 gene encoding LRR receptor-like serine/threonine-protein kinase RGI1 isoform X2 — protein MERAYSFFLSAIVLQFYFLETCISKNINTDRSALLAFKASFTLNSSHPITQNWSSQASVCHWIGVTCDSHHRRVTALHVSNMDIHGFIPSQLGNLSFLVSLDVSRNNLHGDLPQDLSPLSLLKVMNLGYNNFSGEIPMWLGFCSKLQMLILDNNSFSGVIPREIGNLHKLEKLFMQYNKLSGSIPEDLFNISTLGVMTLAFNNLSGGLPSAPGYWPTNLRDLDLSGNNIGGVIPSSISNSSNLNTLYLNDNKLSGKIPNSLGDLRQLEYLDLSHNNLTGCWPTNLGYLDLSGNNIGGVIPSSISNSSNINTLYLNDNKLSGKIPNSLGDLRQLEYLDLSHNNLTGGLPSAPGCWPTNLRYLDLSGNNIGGVIPSSISNSSNLKTLSLNDNKLSGKIPNSLGDLRQLEYLDLSYNNLTGSLPSAPGHWPTNVGYLDLGGNNIGGVIPSSISNSSNLKTLSLNDNKLIGKIPNWLGGLRQLEYLNLGDNNLTEYGSVGLVSRRCDVYSYGIMLMETFTRRRPHDEMFHENLSMRSWVCNSLLVAPDDIIDSSLWEPEETDFEKKLHCVSSILELALNCTVESPNERLNMKDVLAIIKKIKHELLCK, from the exons ATGGAGAGAGCATATTCGTTCTTTCTTTCTGCAATTGTCTTGCAATTCTATTTCTTAGAGACATGCATTAGCAAAAATATAAACACAGATCGATCAGCTCTTCTAGCCTTCAAAGCCAGCTTTACTCTAAACTCTTCTCATCCCATAACCCAAAATTGGTCATCTCAAGCTTCAGTTTGCCATTGGATTGGAGTCACTTGCGACTCTCACCACCGTAGGGTGACTGCACTACATGTATCCAACATGGACATTCATGGGTTCATTCCGTCACAGTTGGGAAACCTCTCGTTTCTTGTTTCTCTCGATGTGAGCAGAAATAATTTACATGGAGACCTCCCTCAAGATTTGTCTCCTTTAAGTCTATTAAAGGTGATGAATCTCGGGTATAATAATTTCAGTGGAGAGATTCCAATGTGGCTCGGTTTCTGTTCTAAGCTTCAAATGTTAATTCTTGATAACAACAGTTTCTCAG GTGTTATACCAAGAGAGATTGGCAATCTTCACAAATTGGAGAAACTATTCATGCAATACAATAAATTAAGTGGTTCTATACCGGAAGACCTCTTCAATATCTCTACACTAGGAGTGATGACACTTGCTTTCAATAACCTTTCAGGTGGTCTTCCATCTGCTCCAGGCTATTGGCCAACAAACCTAAGGGATTTGGATCTTAGTGGAAACAACATTGGTGGAGTTATACCAAGCTCAATCTCCAATTCCTCAAATCTAAACACATTATATCTCAATGATAACAAATTGAGTGGCAAAATTCCTAACTCGTTGGGGGATTTGAGACAACTTGAATATTTGGATTTGTCGCACAATAATTTAACAG GCTGCTGGCCAACAAACCTAGGGTATTTGGATCTTAGTGGAAACAACATTGGTGGAGTAATACCAAGCTCAATCTCCAATTCCTCAAATATAAACACATTATATCTCAATGATAACAAATTGAGTGGCAAAATTCCTAACTCGTTGGGGGATTTGAGACAGCTTGAATATTTGGATTTGTCGCACAATAATTTAACAG GTGGTCTTCCATCTGCTCCAGGCTGCTGGCCAACAAACCTAAGGTATTTGGATCTTAGTGGAAACAACATTGGTGGAGTCATACCAAGCTCAATCTCCAATTCCTCAAATCTAAAGACATTATCTCTCAATGATAACAAATTGAGTGGCAAAATTCCTAACTCGTTAGGGGATTTGAGACAGCTTGAATATTTGGATTTGTCGTACAATAATTTAACAG GTAGTCTTCCATCTGCACCAGGCCACTGGCCAACAAACGTAGGGTATTTGGATCTTGGTGGAAACAACATTGGTGGAGTCATACCAAGCTCAATCTCCAATTCCTCAAATCTAAAGACATTATCTCTCAATGATAACAAATTGATTGGCAAAATTCCGAATTGGTTGGGGGGTTTGAGACAGCTTGAATATTTGAATTTGGGGGACAACAATTTAACAG AGTATGGATCAGTAGGATTGGTTTCTCGAAGATGTGATGTGTACAGCTACGGCATTATGCTCATGGAAACTTTCACAAGGAGAAGGCCACATGATGAAATGTTTCACGAAAATTTGAGTATGAGGAGTTGGGTTTGTAATTCACTACTTGTCGCACCAGATGATATTATTGATTCCAGCTTATGGGAACCTGAAGAGACTGATTTTGAGAAGAAGTTGCATTGTGTGTCCTCTATTTTGGAGTTGGCATTGAATTGCACAGTTGAATCTCCTAATGAGAGGCTGAATATGAAAGATGTCCTTGCAATTATCAAGAAGATCAAGCATGAACTCCTTTGCAAATGA
- the LOC132624919 gene encoding leucine-rich repeat receptor protein kinase EMS1-like isoform X1, translating to MERAYSFFLSAIVLQFYFLETCISKNINTDRSALLAFKASFTLNSSHPITQNWSSQASVCHWIGVTCDSHHRRVTALHVSNMDIHGFIPSQLGNLSFLVSLDVSRNNLHGDLPQDLSPLSLLKVMNLGYNNFSGEIPMWLGFCSKLQMLILDNNSFSGVIPREIGNLHKLEKLFMQYNKLSGSIPEDLFNISTLGVMTLAFNNLSGGLPSAPGYWPTNLRDLDLSGNNIGGVIPSSISNSSNLNTLYLNDNKLSGKIPNSLGDLRQLEYLDLSHNNLTGCWPTNLGYLDLSGNNIGGVIPSSISNSSNINTLYLNDNKLSGKIPNSLGDLRQLEYLDLSHNNLTGGLPSAPGCWPTNLRYLDLSGNNIGGVIPSSISNSSNLKTLSLNDNKLSGKIPNSLGDLRQLEYLDLSYNNLTGSLPSAPGHWPTNVGYLDLGGNNIGGVIPSSISNSSNLKTLSLNDNKLIGKIPNWLGGLRQLEYLNLGDNNLTGVIPKEMGNLYKLEILFMGDNKLSGSIPKELFNISTLRLMSLAFNNLSGSLPSAPGYWPTKLEFLNLGANKIGGVIPSSISNFSNLKELNLYENKLSGPIPNSLGDLRQLEDLNLFNNNLSSPHLSILTSLVNCRSLTVVGLGDNPLNGVLPDSIGNLSTSLDWLYLYRSEIRGQIPLGIGNLSNLIILSLYGNDLTGTMPRKLCNLHNLQNLDLSQNGLSGPLSECLCRLPKLGMVYLYYNQISGQIPYCIGNVTSLRYIYLDSNRLTNIPMSLWSLKDILALDLSNNSLVGSLPPDFGNLNHITIIDLSRNHLSGSIPSTVGDLQTLVYLYLAYNELQGSIPESLGKMINLESADLSNNILSGTIPKSLESLRYLKDFNVSFNRLEGEIPSKGPFLNFTSQSYMGNEELCGDLLFRHCMTKSFHQSIRSKLLLIIIVPLVAALTLLGSIAMFMLRRRGNRNVSTQAVSLPSRTTLARISYIEVERATQRFDQCNLLGCGGYGSVY from the exons ATGGAGAGAGCATATTCGTTCTTTCTTTCTGCAATTGTCTTGCAATTCTATTTCTTAGAGACATGCATTAGCAAAAATATAAACACAGATCGATCAGCTCTTCTAGCCTTCAAAGCCAGCTTTACTCTAAACTCTTCTCATCCCATAACCCAAAATTGGTCATCTCAAGCTTCAGTTTGCCATTGGATTGGAGTCACTTGCGACTCTCACCACCGTAGGGTGACTGCACTACATGTATCCAACATGGACATTCATGGGTTCATTCCGTCACAGTTGGGAAACCTCTCGTTTCTTGTTTCTCTCGATGTGAGCAGAAATAATTTACATGGAGACCTCCCTCAAGATTTGTCTCCTTTAAGTCTATTAAAGGTGATGAATCTCGGGTATAATAATTTCAGTGGAGAGATTCCAATGTGGCTCGGTTTCTGTTCTAAGCTTCAAATGTTAATTCTTGATAACAACAGTTTCTCAG GTGTTATACCAAGAGAGATTGGCAATCTTCACAAATTGGAGAAACTATTCATGCAATACAATAAATTAAGTGGTTCTATACCGGAAGACCTCTTCAATATCTCTACACTAGGAGTGATGACACTTGCTTTCAATAACCTTTCAGGTGGTCTTCCATCTGCTCCAGGCTATTGGCCAACAAACCTAAGGGATTTGGATCTTAGTGGAAACAACATTGGTGGAGTTATACCAAGCTCAATCTCCAATTCCTCAAATCTAAACACATTATATCTCAATGATAACAAATTGAGTGGCAAAATTCCTAACTCGTTGGGGGATTTGAGACAACTTGAATATTTGGATTTGTCGCACAATAATTTAACAG GCTGCTGGCCAACAAACCTAGGGTATTTGGATCTTAGTGGAAACAACATTGGTGGAGTAATACCAAGCTCAATCTCCAATTCCTCAAATATAAACACATTATATCTCAATGATAACAAATTGAGTGGCAAAATTCCTAACTCGTTGGGGGATTTGAGACAGCTTGAATATTTGGATTTGTCGCACAATAATTTAACAG GTGGTCTTCCATCTGCTCCAGGCTGCTGGCCAACAAACCTAAGGTATTTGGATCTTAGTGGAAACAACATTGGTGGAGTCATACCAAGCTCAATCTCCAATTCCTCAAATCTAAAGACATTATCTCTCAATGATAACAAATTGAGTGGCAAAATTCCTAACTCGTTAGGGGATTTGAGACAGCTTGAATATTTGGATTTGTCGTACAATAATTTAACAG GTAGTCTTCCATCTGCACCAGGCCACTGGCCAACAAACGTAGGGTATTTGGATCTTGGTGGAAACAACATTGGTGGAGTCATACCAAGCTCAATCTCCAATTCCTCAAATCTAAAGACATTATCTCTCAATGATAACAAATTGATTGGCAAAATTCCGAATTGGTTGGGGGGTTTGAGACAGCTTGAATATTTGAATTTGGGGGACAACAATTTAACAG GTGTTATACCTAAAGAGATGGGGAATCTTTACAAATTAGAGATACTATTTATGGGTGATAATAAATTAAGTGGTTCCATACCGAAAGAGCTCTTCAACATCTCCACGCTAAGACTGATGTCACTTGCTTTCAATAACCTTTCGGGTAGTCTTCCATCTGCTCCAGGCTACTGGCCGACAAAGCTAGAGTTTTTGAATCTCGGTGCAAACAAAATTGGTGGAGTTATACCAAGCTCAATCTCCAATTTTTCAAATCTAAAGGAACTAAATCTTTACGAAAACAAATTGAGTGGCCCAATTCCTAACTCATTGGGAGATTTGAGACAGCTTGAAGATCTGAATTTGTTCAATAATAACTTATCATCTCCGCATCTGAGTATCTTAACTTCATTGGTAAACTGCAGATCTTTAACAGTTGTAGGATTAGGGGATAATCCTCTTAATGGTGTTCTTCCAGATTCCATTGGCAATCTCTCCACTTCTCTTGATTGGTTGTATTTATATCGTTCTGAAATTAGGGGTCAGATACCGCTAGGAATTGGGAATTTAAGTAACTTAATCATTTTATCCCTATACGGCAATGACCTGACTGGAACAATGCCACGAAAATTAtgtaatttacataatcttcaaAATTTAGACCTTTCTCAGAATGGGTTAAGTGGACCCTTGTCGGAGTGCCTCTGCAGATTGCCGAAGTTGGGCATGGTTTATTTGTATTATAATCAAATTTCAGGTCAGATACCGTACTGCATCGGTAACGTTACCTCTTTGAGATATATTTATCTAGATTCAAATAGGCTCACCAACATACCCATGAGTCTGTGGAGCCTCAAAGATATTTTGGCGCTCGACTTGTCAAATAATTCTTTGGTTGGTTCATTGCCTCCTGATTTCGGTAACTTGAATCACATAACAATCATAGATTTGTCAAGGAATCACCTTTCAGGAAGTATTCCCTCCACAGTTGGAGACTTGCAGACTCTTGTTTATCTTTATTTGGCTTATAATGAGTTGCAAGGATCTATTCCGGAGTCACTCGGAAAAATGATAAATTTGGAATCAGCGGATCTATCCAATAACATTCTTTCAGGTACGATTCCAAAATCACTAGAGTCACTTCGATATCTAAAGGATTTCAATGTATCATTCAATAGATTAGAAGGTGAAATCCCCAGTAAAGGACCTTTTCTTAATTTCACCTCTCAATCTTATATGGGAAATGAGGAGTTATGCGGCGATTTGCTTTTCCGGCATTGTATGACTAAGTCTTTTCATCAGTCAATTAGAAGCAAATTGCTTCTGATTATAATTGTCCCATTGGTAGCTGCACTAACATTACTTGGCTCAATCGCCATGTTTATGTTAAGGAGACGTGGGAATAGAAATGTTTCAACTCAAGCCGTATCCTTACCTTCAAGAACAACACTAGCAAGGATTTCATACATTGAAGTTGAAAGGGCAACTCAACGGTTTGACCAATGCAACTTGCTAGGCTGTGGAGGTTACGGCTCTGTTTACTAG
- the LOC132624515 gene encoding uncharacterized protein ycf20-like: MTHSLALPSTTLIQYTITPKIKALPRSKSFKIQAVQDNERGPRRLIDIIRIVPEISRNYFKSPSRRALFGGISLLGGFYVAQTISLSFGALGVNDVIAAVVCDLITEYVTRFYYSRPKVTFPIALLNNFKMGFTYGLFIDAFKLAS; encoded by the coding sequence ATGACCCATTCTCTAGCTTTACCATCTACAACCTTAATCCAATACACCATAACTCCAAAAATCAAGGCATTACCTAGGTCAAAATCATTCAAAATTCAAGCTGTACAAGATAATGAACGTGGACCTAGAAGACTAATTGACATTATTCGTATTGTACCAGAAATTTCAAGAAATTACTTTAAAAGCCCTTCAAGAAGGGCACTATTTGGAGGTATATCATTGCTTGGTGGATTTTATGTGGCGCAAACAATTTCTCTATCATTTGGAGCATTGGGAGTTAATGACGTCATTGCAGCTGTAGTTTGTGATTTAATTACCGAATATGTGACAAGGTTTTACTATAGTAGGCCTAAGGTGACATTTCCTATTGCTCTTTTGAACAATTTTAAGATGGGTTTTACTTATGGTCTGTTTATTGATGCTTTTAAACTTGCCAGTTGA